ACTACAGACCACAGTGCTTTTAATagtgtttttccattttctacaACAGTATACATGAAAcgagcactcagtaaatattttttgatgcTGAGGTGGAAACTAACAGAATGTATACACTTGTATTTTCCCCCATAATATCATCAAAGAGGTAGCAAATGAAGGGCTTTCCTATGGCATGACAGATGAAATGCAACGCACAAATTCAGACGGTTTAAAGACAACTGGTGGATTACTTTAAGGCACAGGGTTTGGGGTTTGCTTTGTATTAACTATTAATAACTCAGAAAGCCCTATTCACCAATTTATTAGTGTTAAGTTGAATTTCTGACGAGATGGGATTCTAAAGCATCACCAACTATTCTAAAATCAATTCTACCTTCTGAATGAAACAACTTGTAAGAGGGTTGTTTTATTAGTTCAAATGGATAACAGCAAGCCCCCAGCCCTAGTGGAGGCTGTGTGGTGGGTTCATCATCAGGTTGCAGGGACCAGGTGGTGAAGCAGGTCGTTTCACGGAGCTGGTACAGGTGAGAAAGCTGAAGGAAGAGGCCAGCATCTGTACCAAATGCTCCTGTGGCTTTTTTCCAACAGCTTTCCAAGTTTCTAAAAGGATTTagaacctggtctcctgccagCTCCCTACTTTTAAAAGCCTGCTCCATTTCTACTACATTTGCAAAAATGCTAGCTGCACTCCATCCCTCCAAGCCAGGAGAAACCTGTTAGAGACTGGAGGTCACTCAGAATCCTGCATAGGAGCACACCTATTTTAAACTGTTTGAATGTGAAGCCTGGACTACAGAGGGGAGATATCGAGGAGGCTGAATTCACTCAACGCCACCCCCTGGCTGGGGAGGATGCAGATCCTTTTCCAGCCTGTTCCAACCCTGCCTTAAAAGTGATTGAATCAGCTAACAGCCATTGTTGAAATTTCactttagtgttagttgctcagtcgagtccgcctctttgcaaccccatggactcctatgtccatggaattccccaggcaagaacaccagagtggggatattcctgatctgggaatcaaacctgggtctcatgcatggcaggcacattctttaccatctgagccaccagggaagcccatgatttaAAGGTGCCTGTGATTTAATCAGTTAACAGCCCATGCTGACTGTTACTAAAAGAGGAGGCAAATGACATCTCTGACCTGCACAGCCTTTTACCTATAAGTGAAATGAACAAACAGCTTCCAATAATGGTTTCTCACTCCAAAAGGTATACTCAGAAATAGATAGGTGCAATCATAAAATGCAGAATTAAATGAAACCAAATTTAACCTCTTGACCCTTCTTTTACTCCAAGCTCCCATTTTAAATGAAAGTGcttaaaaattattcaagagaatgGAAAAGTGAGAGTTGGAGGAGAAAGAGAATCTTTAGAGTCAGGTAGTGGGGGCAAAGGTTAGCCTTCTTGATTTATTTCTGAGTAGACTGTGACACCCAAGGTTGCCGAGTTATCAAATTTCTTGGATATTtcaaaaatggaaagtgaaaggcCGACGAGGCAGCAACAGCTTTCTGTAGCTCTTCAGAAGAAAGTATACTTCCGTTCAAAAGCATGTCTTTGTGAGGTGAGAAGCTCCCTCTCTGGTACCaccagaaatgaaaattaagccCTTCTTGTAAGTCacagagaaggggaagaaaaaaaaaaaaaaggcaaacaaactGTAAACACCCCTTGGCTAGAAAGGGCCTGGAAGAATTTCCTTGATTTCCTCTAAAAAGGCCACTATTCATCTTAAACCTATAAGGGGTTGATTTAagacagtggttttcaaattgtggtcctgGGACCAGCAGCCATCAGTATCACCTAGGAACTTATAAGTGACGATGCTGAACTTAACATGAGCCCTGAGATCCCAGAAAACAGCAAAGGTTAAAGACCCCCAATCCTCCCATTTCGTTTGTGAATATGACTTATGCAAAGAACCTCTTTCCCATAGGACTTGAGTAACTCACAGGTGCCCCTTTGTTTACCTATGACAAGGCCAGACACAGACCCCTCAAATTCCCATTCTTTGCCTGAGAAATGATTAGCTGAGCTGATTAGTCAAAACGGAATGCTTATTAACCAACCTTTGATTAAGCTTCTCACCTTCTTCCAGGTACCTGGACTTTCGCCAGTTTACCGCCCCTCCTCAGCAGCCCCTCCTAGGAAAAGGCTGTTCTCAGATTAAAACACTATCAAGGGCAGTACCTTCAAGCCATGCTTCATCCCACTTCTTCACATCTTGTCCCTTCAGGCCTTGCTTACTCCTACCTACGCCCTTTTGCCTAACCCTAGAGACCCTTGCAGATCCCACAGTTCTACTGCAAGAGTTCCTGTTACAACAGTACCTTTCCAATGAAGTCTCTCCTTCCTCAATCCAgacttgttttttatttaacgTTAAAAAACACAAATTCGCAGGCCCTGCCCCAAGTCTAAGTGTGAAACTAGGGGATGGAAAGAGGTGCGTCTAGAAACCAGGTTCTGAACACGTGCTCCAGTgacagtttgagaaccactgatttatcGCAATCTCTCAACACTTAACTCCTTCCCACCTAGTTTTCGCTCACCGGCTGTTAAGCGCAAGCTGTTTCTGAGCATGCCCAGAGATCATTTCTGTCATCAAGTCATTTCTAATGACAAATGACGCCACCCAGGGCCCGTCTCCCCTCCTGGCCGCTCGTGGAGCTGAGCGAGCCCGAACCCGCACACACTTACATCGCCATCCACCGGCCTCTGGTCGTCACAATCCCTGGTGGGACTAATGTCCTGGCGCATGACCCAGATGGGCTCTTTGGGCTCGTCGGGGGTGTAAGGTGAACGGATGGTCCTGGTTTTCACCTCCTCGATGGCCTCCTTGATGTCCTTGATGGCCAGGGAGATAGCATCCCTCTTCTCCTTGCTGTACCGCTGCACCGCCTCGCCGCCGGCGGCCCGCTGCGGCCCCGCCGGCGCTTGCAGCCCGGGGCTGTCGGGGCGGCCCCCGCCCGGGGTGGGGGCGCGCTCCAGGTCCTGCTCGGCCTCGGGCATGTCCTCGGCCGCCTTGTCGAGGCTTTGCGAACTCATGCTCTGCTTGACCTCGGCCACGATCTGGTCGATGTCCTCCTCCTGCTCGTAGCTGTCCATGCGGGGGTAGGGCGCGAACTCGGCCTCCTTCTCCGGGCTGTCGGACTCCCCGTCGGAGCGCTCGTCATAGTGGTGCAGCCGCGCGCCCAGAGCCTCCTGGCGGTAGGCGGCCGCCTCGTCGCGCTCCTGCTCGTACAGCCGCAGACCGTCGCGCGCGTCCAGCTCGGGCGCGTCCCCAATCTCCTCGTACACGTGCTCCTGGAGGCCCCCGTAGTCGGCGTAGGGCTCGGCGTAGGGCTCGTCCTCGCCGCGGTGGAAAAGCCGGTGCGTGTAGACATAGCCCGAGTAGGCCGCGTTCATGGCCTCCTCGTGCTCCAGCGAGTGGAAGTGCAGGTGGTTGGGCAGCGCGCGGCGGTGCGTGGCCTCGGCGTGCTCAGCCTCTGCCTGCTCCGTGTATTCCTCGGCCTCGGGCCGGTACTGCACAGCATACGCGCTCTCGTCGTCGGGGTCCTGAGTGCGCTCGGCGTCGTAGCCGTCGCGGGCCGCGGCGATCACGTCGCCTTCGGCCGTGTCCGTGTGGTTGTGGAAGCCGCTCTCTGTGCTAGCCGAGCGCGCCAGGCACTCCCCATGCTCatcttcttcctgctgctgctgctgctgcccaggcTGGGCGCGAGGGTCCTCGACGGCGCGGCGGCGCCGGGGGCGACCCgcatagtgctgctgctgctgctgctcctcctccACTTCGGGGTGCTCCAGGTCGGCCTCCACCGACTCGTTCACCTCCCCGCCTGCCGCCTCGTCCGTCACCTCCACCTCCGCTGCCCCCTCCAAGTGGTTCATGGTGGGCGTCGGGGACGGCTGGGAGAGAGGCTGGGCCGGCTCACTGCGCTCTCATTTTGCTCCACCCGGCTGGAAAAACAAGAAGGGGGAGGGGCTATTACGTGGTTCAGACTGTAGGGAGAAGCCGAGTACCAAGATAATCATAAAAACAGCTGTTATTGATCTCGTCTGAATCGCGGTCAATTAAAAAGTGATTGCAAATTTAAGCTCAAACTGACAGCACATAGTTCATCATCTTCGTAGCACGTGTCGTAATTTGTAATTACATGTCTCCTTGTTTCATTGCTTACTGGctttctctcttccccacccctaAGACCGACAGCCTTCTGAGCCTTTAAGTTCCCCACCGTGCTTACTATTCAGGTTCTGTTTCTGATGCATATGAATAGAGAGTACTACCACATTGAATGAGCCAATTGACACATTTTCCATCTGCTAAGAGATAAATCTCTCTAAATTAAACTAGGATCCTAGACACTTTAGAAacgattttaaaaataaatttcaagggaaaaaaggactttcctggtgatcctatggttaggactccgagctttcactgcagggggaaagagttcaatccttggtgggggatctaggatcctgcatgctgcgggcccagggagaaggaggaaaaaaagcctTGGGATGTTTTGAATCCACTGCTGTCAGTACAATTATGCAGCCATTCTGAGGGAGGCTTCAGCCATCAATGGGTTCTCATCCTGGCATTACTGGCTGTGTCACCTACCCTTAAGTGGTTTAATTTTCTGAACCTCCACCATGAGACTGGACTCATTTCCTGCAGCAGGATGTTAACAGCTATTAGGCAGAGTAAAAAGGCTCCCTGCTCATGTAAGTTTGGGAGATGCTGACTTAAGTTGACTTTCCTTGTGAATATGCAAGCGGAGGAAGATACAGGATGCAGGGGTTACCCAACTTGTCTGACTGGGAAACACCTTTTCCCTAGAGGCCAGCCTTCCGACAACTGCACTTAAAACACTGACTAGCTAATTTCTAATATTCGCTCCCCCCATACACCCTGGATCTAAAATTCTTTGATTCTGTAAGTTAGCATTATAGCTGATACTTTACAACATGCTAACTTCTTTAAAATACGGGTATGTCTCTTTCCCTATTTCCAGAGGGACTTGTGACTGCAAAGATGGCTTTGGTTTCAACCACTATCAAATTTGGTATTTTGGTATTTGGTAAATTCAGTATTTTGGTTTCTTCTTATCTAAAATAGCTTTATAGCATAATCTGCATACAGTGTATGGAAATAATTGCAGGGGAtgtaaagaacaacaaaaacaggcAGGATCCCCATGATTTTAAGGCAGTTGTAAATGGGTTCAATGTGTGTAAACTTTCTTTAGTGTCCTTTTGGGGGGCTCATTTTACACATGGACAAAACTGGGAAATGAACTCTTTAATGTAAAAGTAGAAAGCCCCAGTAGGACCAGGGACATCTAATGGACTCTAATATTAGGATGCATTATATTCTACTCAGCTCCCACCGTAACGATGGCAATTTCCTTCAAGCACGGTGATAGCCCCAGTTGTAAAGGAGGCCATTTTGGAGCTGCCAAGTTCATCTTAAAGCAGTAGTTACCATCTTTACCCCCTTCTTTGATGGATCCACCCCTAACACTCACTAGAAAACAATTATGGTTTAGCAGAGATGATCAATCCGTAATGCTTTCCTCCTTGACAAGAATCCCACTTCATACAAATTAGACCCAGTCGTCTTTGAAAAATTGTGGCTTCCTCTTATTTAACCCCTGAGAACGGTGACTGTGGACAAGGTATAAGAAAGTTTTCTAAGTACGCGTTTCTGTTCAGACCAGATGGTTAATGCACGTAACAGAGGAGGCAAATATTGGTGCTGACAGCACCCAGGTTAGATGGCCTCCAGTGGTGCatgaaatatacaaaacaaatatTCAGTTCCATACAAGGCATGGACAAGAACAGTCTACCCAAGTTTCCTTCATAaggactctctggaaaagacaaCAGGTAAGAACCACACTCACATTCAAATCTAAGTCTGCTGGGCACAAAGCAAGCATTCATAATGGAGGGATACGAAACACGCCAGATACTTCCCTGGGTAGGGCAACTGCCCTGCAGTGTGTCAGCTGTGTGTAGTCAGTTAGAGATGCAACGACCACTGTCCAAAACACATGAGGCAGGCCAGCAATTCATAATAACCACGTGCAGAACTGACCAAAACTCCATTTTCAGTGAAAATGGCACTTTCTTTTCTAGCCTGATGAAAATCTATTGATATATGTATCAAAAAGAGATTTTAGTTTATTCTGGATTAAAATCGTGTCTGACCAGGAAATAGTGCTGTCTTATAGAGCACTGATTGATCCACAGGCAATGTGATTTCTGTGCATGTCCATACACTGAGTCATGTAAAGAAAGTGACCAAAAAACAgttctttgggggaaaatatgTTAAACTAAGGTAGTTTTTATACATTGAAGCTTTCCTTTCACTGGGTGTATGGTCCTTATACCCCTTCCCCAGCTTCAGGGGAATGTTCACACACAGAGTGAACCATCCTGGTTTCAAGAATATAGTTTGGGTTATAGTGTTGGCAGCATGttaatggcgccccactccagtactcttgcctggaaaatcccataggcagaggagcctggaaggctgcagtccatgaggtcgctgagggtcggacatgactgagcgacttcactttcacttttcactgtcatgcattggagaaggaaatggcaatccactccagtgttcgtgcctggagaatcccagggacgggggagcctggtgggctgccgtctatggggtcgcacagagtcggacacgactgaagtgacttagcagcagcatgttaataACAGGCATCAATTTGAGGGATTCCCTAGGACAAAGGCAACTACCAACTTTTAAAGATGGAGCTGACACTGGTGGTCAGGTCCATTGGTAGCACACGAGAGGACTATTCCCTATACACTGGCaaatttgcttatttaaaaaaccTCACTcaagctgttttctttttctttttgttaagaaTCCCAGGTTATTGTAGGATTATATATTGGTACCACCTTTTGAAAAGAAATTGGCAAGATGAATTAAAATCTTCAAAAGGTAATATACATTTGCCCCAGTAATTCTACTTACAGAAATCTCAAAGGAAAAATGCAGATATGGACAAAGATATTTCTCATGCTATTTGCTTAAAAGGCAAAgataaacattaaatattaagCACTAGCATTAAGTATCAATAAGTACAGAGCTAATAAGCACTTCAGCGTATTGCAATCCAGGAAGGTGTGGGGGGACCTTCTGGCTGGGTAGCTCCACCTGGCGTTCCCATGGCACCCAACCTCTACCTGCCACAGCTGAACAAAACATGCCTCCACAACCTCCTTCCCCATTCCAGCTCCCAAAcctggcaccccaccccacccccgtgtTTCCTGTTCAGGTGAAAGGCACCACCAagttcccaatccaggaattatTATTGACTTGTCTCTttccctcacctccttccccaAACTGATGACCAAGTCCATTGTCTTAATAACTCTCGCATCATCCTCAGTGCCGCTACATTGTCTTGGTCCCTCTAGTCtacaaaattatttccttaactaATTTCTCAGTCTCCTCTGATCCATCCTTACCACTGCTAACCCGCTCATCTTTCTAAATACAAACCTGAATCCCATAACCCTATTTCTTAAACTCTTCAGTGACCCTCCTCTGTGTAGTACATGGTGAAAGTGCTTAGCTATCTACCAGACACTACTAGGCATTTTCCACATAATGACTTATTTCATCCTCCCACTAGCCTATGAAGAACATACTCTCCTATTGTCTTTATAGAGATTATTGTcagctcttttaaaaatgaggaaatggaggcaagtGGTATTAGGTGATTGCCCAGTCATGTACCTGGCAGAACTGGTGTCTGACCCATACTCTCTGGCTCTAGGCTCTGGGTGCTGGAGTCCTACTCCTGATGCTTCATCAAACAAATGAAGCCACATCTCTCCTCCAGCCTCATCTTCATGCTTCATCTGTATCCTGCAGTCTAATACCCAGAGTCCTGACACTGGCCCTGGCTGCCTTCCCTACCCtagcatattttttcatttataattttttgctGGTGCATCTGTCTTATCTTCTCCAAAGCAAGGGGAAGTCACTTCTACCTAATGAGTGTCTATTATGTGCCAGCCTCCAGGCAATATTCTGGGCATAAAGGCAGAGCAGTGGCCAAGCCAGAAAGGCTGCTCTGTTcttgggaagcccccattctAATGCATGGGGgtgaaggggaaggagaaggggaagagacaATGATTATGTTAATAAACAAATCAGATAACATCAGAGAACAAAAAGtcttatgaagaaaatgaaacagggTAATGGCAGAGAAACTGACTGAGAAGACAGGGTTATATAGTGGCCAGaggaagtgattttggagctgaggCCTGAATGATAAAGAAAGAGCCAAGTAAAGATTCAAGGGCAGGGCCTTGAGGTGAGAAAGGACTTGCAGTgttcaaagacagaaataatgtTTGTGAACTGAGTAACAGATGATGTGGTAGGAGGTGAGGATGGAGAGATGGGAAGGGCCAGCAGGGCAGGGCCTGGTATGTCACGGCAAAGCTATTTCAAGTGCGCTGACATgctactgggcttctctggtggctcagatggtaaaggatctgcctgcaatgcagggtttgacctaggttcaatccttgtgtcaggaagatcccctagagaagggaactgctacccactctagcattcttgcctggagaattccatggacagaggagcctggtgggctacagtccatgggcatGGTACTGGGGAAGGTTTAAGCAGCGGAATAATACAATCTGATTAACCCTTCCCATCATCCTCACTGAACTCTATCTAAATATCATAACACCTGTTGTTCTGAGTAGCAattctttataaatatgaaatCCTTGAGAAAAGCGCACAGGTCATTTATCTTTGATTCCCCAGTGCCTAGTACAGAGGAAACATAGTAGGTAGTCAATAAATTGTtagtgattaaaaagaaaataattatcttcCCACTTTTCAATATCAGGGGCCTTTTGGACATTGGATTCCTAGCCTTTTGagaattcatttcttctttccatctTGAATCTCTGCTGCCCTCATCCACCCCTGCAACCTTCTCTATCTTCTTTTGATGCTTTACGTGCCCAAAGAACTCCAGTGATTCAACATTTGCCTGCATTTGAGGGCATTGATCCAGTAGCAGGCACTGTACAAGGTGAGGGGGATGCAAGTTTCTAAACCATGGTCCCAGCCTTCAGGGGCAGACAAGCTTCAGTAATTGTAATACCTGGTGATgactgcaaagcagaaacaggtcCAAGCTACAGAAGGAAGCTAGAGTTAAAACAACAACCACTGCATCACCTTTGTGAATCATGTAAGTGCTGCTGTTCTTACAGGCTCTGGATTTCACAGCTGGTAAAGTCCTAGGAACTAAGGCTTAAGCGATGACTGCCATTACCTAGCCAGAGTCCTTGATTATGACCCATGTGCCTCCGGAGGCTGGGAGAGTAGAAGGGAGGAGTTACAGCTGGTTGAAGAGAAT
This is a stretch of genomic DNA from Bos javanicus breed banteng chromosome 8, ARS-OSU_banteng_1.0, whole genome shotgun sequence. It encodes these proteins:
- the APBA1 gene encoding amyloid-beta A4 precursor protein-binding family A member 1 isoform X4, whose product is MNHLEGAAEVEVTDEAAGGEVNESVEADLEHPEVEEEQQQQQHYAGRPRRRRAVEDPRAQPGQQQQQQEEDEHGECLARSASTESGFHNHTDTAEGDVIAAARDGYDAERTQDPDDESAYAVQYRPEAEEYTEQAEAEHAEATHRRALPNHLHFHSLEHEEAMNAAYSGYVYTHRLFHRGEDEPYAEPYADYGGLQEHVYEEIGDAPELDARDGLRLYEQERDEAAAYRQEALGARLHHYDERSDGESDSPEKEAEFAPYPRMDSYEQEEDIDQIVAEVKQSMSSQSLDKAAEDMPEAEQDLERAPTPGGGRPDSPGLQAPAGPQRAAGGEAVQRYSKEKRDAISLAIKDIKEAIEEVKTRTIRSPYTPDEPKEPIWVMRQDISPTRDCDDQRPVDGDSPSPGSSSPLGAESLSTPLHPGDPAEASTNKESRKSLASFPTYVEVPGPCDPEDLIDGIIFAANYLGSTQLLSDKTPSKNVRMMQAQEAVSRIKMAQKLAKSRKKAPEGESQPMTEVDLFISTQRIKVLNADTQETMMDHPLRTISYIADIGNIVVLMARRRMPRSNSQENVEASHPSQDGKRQYKMICHVFESEDAQLIAQSIGQAFSVAYQEFLRANGINPEDLSQKEYSDLLNTQDMYNDDLIHFSKSENCKDVFIEKQKGEILGVVIVESGWGSILPTVIIANMMHGGPAEKSGKLNIGDQIMSINGTSLVGLPLSTCQSIIKLGRMLVRKAET
- the APBA1 gene encoding amyloid-beta A4 precursor protein-binding family A member 1 isoform X3 translates to MNHLEGAAEVEVTDEAAGGEVNESVEADLEHPEVEEEQQQQQHYAGRPRRRRAVEDPRAQPGQQQQQQEEDEHGECLARSASTESGFHNHTDTAEGDVIAAARDGYDAERTQDPDDESAYAVQYRPEAEEYTEQAEAEHAEATHRRALPNHLHFHSLEHEEAMNAAYSGYVYTHRLFHRGEDEPYAEPYADYGGLQEHVYEEIGDAPELDARDGLRLYEQERDEAAAYRQEALGARLHHYDERSDGESDSPEKEAEFAPYPRMDSYEQEEDIDQIVAEVKQSMSSQSLDKAAEDMPEAEQDLERAPTPGGGRPDSPGLQAPAGPQRAAGGEAVQRYSKEKRDAISLAIKDIKEAIEEVKTRTIRSPYTPDEPKEPIWVMRQDISPTRDCDDQRPVDGDSPSPGSSSPLGAESLSTPLHPGDPAEASTNKESRKSLASFPTYVEVPGPCDPEDLIDGIIFAANYLGSTQLLSDKTPSKNVRMMQAQEAVSRIKMAQKLAKSRKKAPEGESQPMTEVDLFISTQRIKVLNADTQETMMDHPLRTISYIADIGNIVVLMARRRMPRSNSQENVEASHPSQDGKRQYKMICHVFESEDAQLIAQSIGQAFSVAYQEFLRANGINPEDLSQKEYSDLLNTQDMYNDDLIHFSKSENCKDVFIEKQKGEILGVVIVESGWGSILPTVIIANMMHGGPAEKSGKLNIGDQIMSINGTSLVGLPLSTCQSIIKNRASEHKLSGLCTQPFFLHAAIEAGWKAPAVAIRSGPEGRA